Within the Micromonospora citrea genome, the region CAGCCGAGCACGCTCTCCTCGATCAGCACCTCGTGCACGGGGCTGGCGGCCAGCCCGTCGCCGGCGATGCGGGCCAGGTCCTCGGGGGTGTGCGCCATGCCGGAGCCGAGGCCGCCCATCGTGAACGACGGCCGGATCACCACCGGCAGGCCCAGCTCGGCGACCGTGGCCTCGACCTCCGCCATCGAGTGGCAGACCCGGGAGCGGGGCACCAGGCCCGCCGGGTCGTCGATCCCCAGGCGTACGCCGGCCTTGGCGACGATGTCCTTGAACAGCTGCCGGTCCTCGCCGCGGTTGATCGCCTCGATGTTGGCGCCGATCAGCTCCACGCCGTACTTCTCCAGCACGCCCGCCTCGTGCAGGGCGACGGCGGTGTTCAGCGCCGTCTGCCCGCCGAGGGTGGGCAGGATCGCGTCGGGGCGCTCCTTGGCGATGACCAGCTCGACGAACTCCGGGGTGATCGGCTCGACGTACGTGGCGTCGGCGAACTCCGGGTCCGTCATGATCGTCGCCGGGTTGGAGTTGACCAGGCTGACCCGGATTCCCTCGCTGCGCAGGACCCGGCAGGCCTGGGTGCCGGAGTAGTCGAACTCGCAGGCCTGCCCGATCACGATCGGCCCGGAGCCGATGACCAGGATGTGCTTGAGATCGGTCCGCTTAGGCATGTGTGCGCCCCTCGCTGTGGTTGCGGCCCTCGATGAGCTCGGCGAAGCGGTCGAAGAGGTAGTCCGCGTCGTGCGGCCCGGCCGCCGCCTCCGGGTGGTACTGGACGGTGAAGGCGGGCACGTCCTTCGCCCGCAGCCCCTCGACCACGTTGTCATTGAGGCAGACGTGCGACACCTGGACGCCGCCGAACTCGGTCTCGATCACCTGGTCGGGTACGACGGCACCGTGCCGTGCCCCCGGGACCTCGACGGCGAAGCCGTGGTTGTGGCTGGTCACCTCGACCTTGCCGGTGACCCGGTCGAGCACCGGCTGGTTGATGCCGCGGTGGCCGTAGCCGAGCTTGTAGGTGCCGAAGCCCAGCGCCCGGCCGAGGATCTGGCTGCCGAAGCAGATGCCGAACAGCGGCACCTTCCGGCGCAGCACCTCGCGGGCCAGCGCCACCGGCGCGTCGGCGGTGGCCGGGTCGCCCGGGCCGGGCGAGAGGAAGACCGCGTCCGCGCCGGTGGCGAGCAGGTCGTCGATGGTGGAGCCGGCGGGCAGCACGTGGGTGGTGACGCCCCGCGCGGCCAGCCGGCGCGGCACGTTGCGCTTGATGCCCAGGTCCAGCGCGGCCACCGTGAAGCGGTGCTCGCCCTCGGCGGTCACCACGTACGGCTCGGCGGTGGTCACCTCGGCGGAGAGGTCCGCGCCGACCATCTCCGGGGACTGCCGCACCCGGGCCAGCAGCGCCCGGGGGTCGGTCTCGACGCTGGAGATGCCGACCCGCATCGCGCCGCGCTCGCGCAGGTGCCGGGTCAGCGCCCGGGTGTCCACGCCGCTGACGCCGACGACGCCCTCGGCGGCCAGCCGGTCCTCCAGCCCGCCGGTGGCCCGCCAGTTCGAGCCGATCCGGGCCGGGTCGCGCACCACGTAGCCGGCGACCCAGATCCGGGACGACTCGTCGTCCTCGGCGTTGACGCCGGTGTTGCCGATGTGCGGGGCGGTCTGCACCACCACCTGACGGTGGTAGGAGGGGTCGGTCAGCGTCTCCTGGTAGCCGGTCATGCCGGTGTTGAAGACCGCCTCGCCGAAGGTCTCCCCGACGGCGCCGTACGCCTCGCCGTGGAACGTGCGCCCGTCCTCGAGCACGAGGATCGCGGGCCTTCGCTTGCTGGTCACTTGACCGCCTTTCCGTCCAGGACCGTCGGCTCGCCGCGCAGGAAGGTCGCCACGATGCGACCCGGCAGCGTCATGCGGGCGTACGGGGTGTTGCGGCTACGACTGGCCAGCTCCGCCGGCTCGATGGTGCGACGGGCGGCCGGGTCGACCAGGGTCAGGTTGGCCGGCACGCCGGGCGCCGGGTCGAGGCCGTGCCCCTCCAGGCCGGCGATGCGGGCCGGGGTGCGCGACATCCGCTCGGCGATCAGGTCCCACTCTGGGCCGAGCACGTCGAGGGCGATCGACAGCGCCGTCTCCAGGCCGAGCATGCCCGGCCGGGCGTACGCCCACTCGCACTCCTTGTCCTCCACGGCGTGCGGGGCGTGGTCGGTGGCGACGACGTCGATCACGCCCTCGACCAGGGCGGCCCGCAGCGCGGCGATGTCGGTCGCGGTGCGCAGCGGCGGGTTGACCTTGAAGACCGGGTCGTAGCTCGCCGCCCGCTCGTCGGTGAGCAGCAGGTGGTGCGGGGTCACCTCGGCGGTGACCCGGACGCCCCGGGCCTTGGCCTGACGCAGCACCTCGACGCTGCCGGCGGTGGAGACGTGGCAGACGTGCAGCCGGCTGCCGACGTGCTCGGCCAGCAGCACGTCGCGGGCGATGATCGCCTCCTCGGCGACCGCCGGCCAGCCGGTCAGGCCGAGCCGGGTCGACACCTCGCCCTCGTGCATCTGCGCGCCCTCGGTCAGCCGGGGCTCCTCGGCGTGCTGGGCGATGATCCCGTCGAACGCCTTCACGTACTCCAGGGCCCGGCGCATCAGCTTCGGATCGGCGACGCAGTGCCCGTCGTCGGAGAAGATCCGCACCCGGGCCGCCGAGTCGGCCATCGCGCCCAGCTCGGCGAGCTGCTCTCCGGCCAGGCCGACGGTGACCGCGCCGATCGGCTGCACGTCCACCAGTCCGGCCTCCCGGCCGAGCCGCCAGACCTGCTCGACCACGCCGGCGGTGTCGGCGACCGGCGAGGTGTTGGCCATCGCGCAGACGGCGGTGTAGCCGCCGAGCGCCGCCGCCCGGGATCCGGACTCGACGGTCTCGGCGTCCTCCCGGCCCGGCTCGCGCAGGTGGGTGTGCAGGTCGACCAGGCCGGGCAGGGCGACCAGCCCGGTGCCGTCGATCACGGTGGCGTCCGGGTCGCTCAGCCCGGCACCGGTGTCCGCGACGACGCCGTCGCGGAGCAGCAGGTCGGTCGGCGCGGCGCCGACGACACTCACGTTCCTGATCAGGTACGAGCTCACCGGTTGTTCCCTCCGAGCAGCAGGTAGAGGACGGCCATCCGCACGGAGACCCCGTTGGCGACCTGTTCGACGATGGTGGAGCGGGGCGAGTCGGCGACCTCGGGCGTGATCTCCATCCCCCGGTTCATCGGGCCGGGGTGCATGACGATCGCGTGCTCGGGCAGCCGACGCATCCGCGGGCCGTCCAGGCCGTAGCGGCGGGCGTACTCGCGGGCGGAGGGGAAGTAGGAGTCGTTCATCCGCTCGCGCTGCACCCGCAGCATCATCACCACGTCCGACTGCGGCAGCACCGCGTCGAGGTCGTAGGAGACGTCGGTGCCGGGCGCGAGGGCCTGCGCGATGTGGACGGGGATCAGCGTCGGCGGCCCGACCAGCGTCACCTTGGCGCCGAGCGTGGACAGCAGCAGCACGTTGGAGCGGGCCACCCGGCTGTGCAGGACGTCCCCGACCACCGCGACCGACAGGCCGGCCAGCCGCCCCAGCCGGGAGCGCATCGTGTACGCGTCGAGCAGCGCCTGGGTCGGATGCTCGTGGGTGCCGTCGCCCGCGTTGACCACCGAGCCGTCGACCCAGTCGGCGAGCCGGTGCGGGGCGCCCGAGGCGGGGTGCCGGACGACCACCGCGTCGGCCCCCATCGCCTGCAGGGTCAGCGCGGTGTCCTTGAGGCTCTCGCCCTTGGCCACGCTGGAGCCCTTGGCCGAGAAGTTGATCACGTCGGCGCTGAGCCGCTTCGCCGCGGCCTCGAACGAGATCCGGGTGCGGGTGGAGTCCTCGTAGAAGAGGTTGACCACGGTGCGTCCGCGCAGCGCGGGCAGCTTCTTGACCTCCCGGCCGGCGACGGTGGCCATCTCCGCGGCGGTGTCCAGGATCTGGGTTGCCGTGGCGGCGTCGAGGTCGGCGCCGGAGAGCAGGTGCCGGATCATGAGGGGGTCCCCCCGTACAGCTTGACCTCGTCGGCGCCGTCGGTCTCCGCGAGGGTGACCTTGACGCTCTCCACGAGGGAG harbors:
- the carA gene encoding glutamine-hydrolyzing carbamoyl-phosphate synthase small subunit, producing MTSKRRPAILVLEDGRTFHGEAYGAVGETFGEAVFNTGMTGYQETLTDPSYHRQVVVQTAPHIGNTGVNAEDDESSRIWVAGYVVRDPARIGSNWRATGGLEDRLAAEGVVGVSGVDTRALTRHLRERGAMRVGISSVETDPRALLARVRQSPEMVGADLSAEVTTAEPYVVTAEGEHRFTVAALDLGIKRNVPRRLAARGVTTHVLPAGSTIDDLLATGADAVFLSPGPGDPATADAPVALAREVLRRKVPLFGICFGSQILGRALGFGTYKLGYGHRGINQPVLDRVTGKVEVTSHNHGFAVEVPGARHGAVVPDQVIETEFGGVQVSHVCLNDNVVEGLRAKDVPAFTVQYHPEAAAGPHDADYLFDRFAELIEGRNHSEGRTHA
- a CDS encoding dihydroorotase; this encodes MSSYLIRNVSVVGAAPTDLLLRDGVVADTGAGLSDPDATVIDGTGLVALPGLVDLHTHLREPGREDAETVESGSRAAALGGYTAVCAMANTSPVADTAGVVEQVWRLGREAGLVDVQPIGAVTVGLAGEQLAELGAMADSAARVRIFSDDGHCVADPKLMRRALEYVKAFDGIIAQHAEEPRLTEGAQMHEGEVSTRLGLTGWPAVAEEAIIARDVLLAEHVGSRLHVCHVSTAGSVEVLRQAKARGVRVTAEVTPHHLLLTDERAASYDPVFKVNPPLRTATDIAALRAALVEGVIDVVATDHAPHAVEDKECEWAYARPGMLGLETALSIALDVLGPEWDLIAERMSRTPARIAGLEGHGLDPAPGVPANLTLVDPAARRTIEPAELASRSRNTPYARMTLPGRIVATFLRGEPTVLDGKAVK
- a CDS encoding aspartate carbamoyltransferase catalytic subunit; its protein translation is MIRHLLSGADLDAATATQILDTAAEMATVAGREVKKLPALRGRTVVNLFYEDSTRTRISFEAAAKRLSADVINFSAKGSSVAKGESLKDTALTLQAMGADAVVVRHPASGAPHRLADWVDGSVVNAGDGTHEHPTQALLDAYTMRSRLGRLAGLSVAVVGDVLHSRVARSNVLLLSTLGAKVTLVGPPTLIPVHIAQALAPGTDVSYDLDAVLPQSDVVMMLRVQRERMNDSYFPSAREYARRYGLDGPRMRRLPEHAIVMHPGPMNRGMEITPEVADSPRSTIVEQVANGVSVRMAVLYLLLGGNNR